The following are encoded in a window of Cupriavidus oxalaticus genomic DNA:
- the uvrA gene encoding excinuclease ABC subunit UvrA: MEEIKIRGARTHNLKNINLDLPRNRLIVITGLSGSGKSSLAFDTLYAEGQRRYVESLSAYARQFLQLMEKPDVDLIEGLSPAISIEQKATSHNPRSTVGTVTEIHDYLRLLYARAGTPYCPDHNLPLQAQSVSQMVDAALALPEDTRLMILAPVVVDRKGEHSDLFDSMQAQGFVRFRIRSGGGTAHEAEAKVYEVDQLPKLKKTEKHSIDVVVDRVKVRADIKQRLAESFETALRLADGRALALEMDSGKEHTFSSRFACPICSYSLQELEPRLFSFNNPMGACPSCDGLGQITFFDPRRVVAFPNLSLASGAIKGWDRRNQFYFQMLQSLAAYYDFDTETAFEELPENVQQVVLHGSGEQEIPFTYINERGRTTVREHVFEGIIPNLERRYRETDSVAVREELAKYQNNQPCPACHGTRLRTEARHVKLGENEQARAIYEINGWPLRDALTYFLTLDMHGAKREIADKIVKEITARLNFLNNVGLDYLSLERSADTLSGGEAQRIRLASQIGSGLTGVMYVLDEPSIGLHQRDNDRLIGTLKHLRDIGNSVLVVEHDEDMIRACDYVVDIGPGAGVHGGMIVAEGTPRQIEDSPASLTGQYLSGQRRIEVPKQRAAPDEERLLRIVNASGNNLRNVTAEVPVGLLTCITGVSGSGKSTLINDTLYHAVARHLYGSTPEPAQHDRIEGLEHFDKVINVDQSPIGRTPRSNPATYTGLFTPIRELFAGVPAAKERGYDPGRFSFNVKGGRCESCQGDGVLKVEMHFLPDVYVPCDVCHGKRYNRETLEVLYKGRNISEVLDLTVEQAHEFFSAVPVVRRKLQTLLDVGLGYIRLGQSATTLSGGEAQRVKLSLELSKRDTGRTLYILDEPTTGLHFHDIELLLKVIHKLRDQGNTVVIIEHNLDVIKTADWLIDMGPEGGAGGGQVIARGTPEAVAKSKASFTGKYLAPLLERG, translated from the coding sequence ATGGAAGAAATCAAGATCCGTGGGGCGCGTACCCACAACCTGAAGAACATCAATCTCGACCTGCCGCGCAACCGGCTGATCGTGATCACCGGCCTGTCGGGCTCGGGCAAGTCTTCGCTCGCCTTCGATACGCTCTATGCCGAGGGCCAGCGCCGCTACGTGGAGTCGCTCTCCGCCTACGCCCGCCAGTTCCTGCAGCTGATGGAAAAGCCGGACGTGGACCTGATCGAAGGCCTGTCGCCGGCAATCTCGATCGAGCAGAAGGCCACCAGCCACAATCCGCGCTCCACCGTCGGCACCGTCACCGAGATCCACGACTACCTGCGCCTGCTGTACGCGCGCGCCGGCACGCCCTACTGCCCCGACCACAACCTGCCGCTGCAGGCGCAGAGCGTGTCGCAGATGGTGGATGCGGCGCTGGCGCTGCCGGAAGACACCAGGCTGATGATCCTGGCGCCGGTGGTGGTCGACCGCAAGGGCGAGCACTCGGACCTGTTCGACAGCATGCAGGCGCAGGGCTTCGTGCGCTTCCGCATCCGCTCGGGCGGCGGCACCGCGCACGAGGCCGAGGCGAAGGTCTATGAAGTCGACCAGCTGCCCAAGCTGAAGAAGACCGAGAAACACAGCATCGACGTGGTGGTCGACCGCGTAAAGGTGCGCGCCGACATCAAGCAGCGCCTGGCCGAATCGTTCGAGACCGCGCTGCGCCTGGCCGACGGCCGCGCGCTGGCGCTGGAGATGGACAGCGGCAAGGAGCACACCTTCAGCTCGCGCTTTGCCTGCCCGATCTGCTCGTACTCGCTGCAGGAACTGGAGCCGCGGCTGTTCTCGTTCAACAACCCGATGGGCGCGTGCCCGAGCTGCGACGGGCTGGGCCAGATCACCTTCTTCGATCCCAGGCGCGTGGTGGCCTTCCCCAACCTGTCGCTGGCCTCGGGCGCGATCAAGGGCTGGGACCGGCGCAACCAGTTCTACTTCCAGATGCTGCAGAGCCTGGCGGCGTACTACGACTTCGACACCGAGACAGCGTTCGAGGAGCTGCCGGAGAACGTCCAGCAGGTGGTGCTGCACGGCTCGGGCGAGCAGGAGATCCCGTTCACCTACATCAACGAGCGCGGCCGCACCACGGTGCGCGAGCATGTGTTCGAAGGGATCATCCCCAACCTGGAGCGCCGCTACCGCGAGACCGATTCCGTCGCCGTGCGCGAGGAACTGGCCAAGTACCAGAACAACCAGCCCTGCCCCGCCTGCCACGGCACCCGGCTGCGCACCGAGGCGCGCCACGTCAAGCTGGGCGAGAACGAGCAGGCGCGCGCGATCTATGAGATCAACGGCTGGCCGCTGCGCGACGCGCTGACCTACTTCCTGACGCTGGACATGCACGGCGCCAAGCGCGAGATCGCCGACAAGATCGTCAAGGAGATCACCGCGCGGCTGAACTTCCTCAACAACGTGGGGCTGGACTACCTGTCGCTGGAACGCAGCGCCGATACGCTGTCGGGGGGCGAGGCGCAGCGCATCCGGCTGGCGTCGCAGATCGGCTCGGGCCTGACCGGCGTGATGTACGTGCTGGACGAGCCTTCGATCGGCCTGCACCAGCGCGACAACGACCGCCTGATCGGCACGCTCAAGCACCTGCGCGATATCGGCAATTCCGTGCTGGTGGTGGAGCATGACGAGGACATGATCCGCGCCTGCGACTACGTGGTCGACATCGGCCCGGGCGCGGGCGTGCACGGCGGCATGATCGTGGCCGAGGGCACGCCGCGGCAGATCGAGGATTCGCCGGCATCGCTGACGGGGCAGTACCTGTCCGGCCAGCGCCGCATCGAGGTGCCGAAGCAGCGTGCCGCCCCGGACGAAGAGCGGCTGCTGCGCATCGTCAACGCCAGCGGCAACAACCTGCGCAACGTCACCGCGGAAGTGCCGGTGGGCCTGCTCACCTGCATCACCGGCGTATCGGGCTCGGGCAAGTCGACGCTGATCAACGACACGCTCTACCACGCGGTGGCGCGCCACCTGTACGGCTCGACGCCGGAGCCGGCGCAGCACGACCGCATCGAAGGGCTGGAGCATTTCGACAAGGTCATCAACGTCGACCAGAGCCCGATCGGCCGCACGCCGCGTTCCAACCCGGCCACCTACACCGGCCTGTTCACGCCGATCCGCGAGCTGTTCGCCGGCGTGCCGGCGGCCAAGGAACGGGGCTACGATCCGGGCCGCTTCTCGTTCAACGTCAAGGGCGGGCGCTGCGAGTCGTGCCAGGGCGACGGCGTGCTCAAGGTCGAGATGCACTTCCTGCCGGACGTGTATGTGCCCTGCGACGTCTGCCACGGCAAGCGCTACAACCGCGAGACGCTGGAGGTGCTGTACAAGGGCAGGAACATCTCCGAGGTGCTGGACCTGACCGTCGAGCAGGCGCATGAGTTCTTCAGCGCGGTGCCGGTGGTGCGGCGCAAGCTGCAGACGCTGCTGGACGTGGGCCTGGGCTATATCCGGCTGGGGCAGTCGGCGACCACGCTGTCGGGCGGCGAGGCGCAGCGCGTCAAGCTGTCGCTGGAGCTGTCCAAGCGCGACACCGGGCGCACGCTCTATATCCTGGACGAGCCCACCACGGGCCTGCACTTCCACGATATCGAGCTGCTGCTCAAGGTCATTCACAAGCTGCGCGACCAGGGCAATACCGTGGTGATCATCGAGCACAACCTGGACGTCATCAAGACCGCCGACTGGCTGATCGACATGGGTCCGGAGGGTGGCGCCGGCGGCGGCCAGGTGATCGCGCGCGGCACGCCGGAGGCCGTGGCAAAGAGCAAGGCCAGCTTCACCGGCAAATACCTGGCGCCGCTGCTCGAGCGCGGCTGA
- a CDS encoding SDR family NAD(P)-dependent oxidoreductase, giving the protein MQNSFKDKAIVVTGAGNGIGRAIAMLLGAQGARVVVNDLGSSGSGEGRDAGPAQQVVDQIRSAGGTAVANTDSVATAESAQAIIDTAIREFGRIDGVINNAGILRDRIFHKMSTAEWQAVLDVHLGGAYFVSRAAAPYFKEQQSGTFVHMTSSAGLVGNFGQANYAAAKLGIVALSKSIALDMARFNVRSNCIAPFAWSRLIGTLPSETEAEKKRLERMQAMKPEQVAPVAVFLSGAASADVNGQVLAVRGNELIVMSQPRPVASVHCAEGWTLETLAQHAVPAVRRAFTPLERSPEVFSWDPI; this is encoded by the coding sequence ATGCAAAACAGCTTCAAGGACAAAGCCATTGTCGTCACGGGAGCCGGCAACGGCATCGGCCGTGCCATTGCCATGCTGCTGGGCGCCCAGGGCGCCCGGGTCGTGGTCAACGACCTGGGCTCCAGCGGCAGCGGCGAGGGCCGGGACGCAGGGCCGGCGCAACAGGTGGTCGACCAGATCCGCAGCGCCGGCGGGACGGCCGTGGCGAACACCGATTCGGTAGCGACTGCCGAAAGCGCCCAGGCCATCATCGATACCGCCATTCGCGAGTTCGGCCGTATCGATGGCGTGATCAACAACGCCGGCATCCTGCGCGACCGCATCTTTCACAAGATGAGCACCGCAGAATGGCAGGCGGTACTGGATGTGCACCTGGGTGGCGCCTATTTTGTCAGCCGTGCTGCGGCGCCTTATTTCAAGGAGCAGCAAAGCGGCACGTTCGTCCACATGACCTCGAGCGCCGGCTTGGTCGGCAATTTCGGCCAGGCCAACTACGCGGCCGCCAAGCTTGGCATCGTGGCGCTGTCGAAGTCGATTGCCCTGGACATGGCACGCTTCAATGTCCGCTCCAACTGCATTGCGCCATTCGCGTGGAGCCGCCTGATCGGCACGCTCCCCAGCGAAACCGAGGCTGAAAAGAAGCGCCTTGAGCGGATGCAGGCGATGAAGCCCGAACAGGTGGCCCCGGTTGCCGTGTTCCTGTCCGGCGCCGCGTCGGCTGACGTCAACGGCCAGGTGCTGGCGGTGCGCGGCAATGAGCTGATCGTGATGAGCCAGCCGCGCCCGGTGGCATCGGTGCACTGCGCCGAAGGCTGGACGCTGGAGACGCTGGCGCAGCACGCCGTGCCGGCGGTGAGGCGCGCCTTCACGCCGCTGGAGCGCTCGCCCGAGGTGTTCTCCTGGGACCCGATCTGA
- a CDS encoding Bug family tripartite tricarboxylate transporter substrate binding protein has protein sequence MKRRFLCRALACLAVVPTAGLAFANPSPDAFQAKRPLRLIAPSSPGGILDLTSRLLGKTLSEQLGQPVVVENLPGAGGVIGMQAMLRAEPDGHTLVMGSLGPNAANYALHDKLPYKFEDFAPVAHVLTMPDVVVVNPKLPVKTIAELKAYAKTRPNGLSMAVSTSGSSGHLAGDLLKQRAGINAVDVIYRGASPALTDLVAGQVDFMVDNLVTALPLVRSGKLRALAVTTSQRAPELPDTPTMAESGYRDFDVSVWLGLFVSSRTPPAVVQALNAAVNKALADPALREKLAQQGGTAAGGSTQQFDSFVRAEKARWGQVIKDGNIKPE, from the coding sequence ATGAAGCGGCGTTTTCTTTGCCGGGCGCTAGCCTGCCTTGCTGTTGTGCCCACCGCGGGCCTGGCATTCGCCAACCCGTCGCCAGACGCCTTCCAGGCCAAACGTCCTTTGCGCCTGATCGCGCCCAGTTCGCCCGGCGGCATCCTTGACCTGACCAGCCGCCTGCTCGGCAAGACGCTGTCTGAGCAACTGGGGCAGCCCGTGGTCGTGGAGAACCTGCCGGGCGCGGGTGGCGTGATCGGGATGCAGGCCATGCTGCGCGCGGAACCGGACGGGCACACGCTGGTGATGGGCAGCCTTGGTCCCAACGCCGCCAACTATGCGTTGCACGACAAGTTGCCCTACAAGTTCGAGGACTTTGCGCCGGTGGCCCACGTGCTGACGATGCCGGACGTCGTGGTGGTCAACCCTAAGCTGCCGGTCAAGACCATCGCAGAACTGAAGGCCTATGCCAAAACGCGCCCCAACGGCTTGTCCATGGCAGTGTCGACAAGTGGCTCTTCCGGTCATCTCGCCGGTGACCTGCTGAAGCAGCGCGCCGGCATCAATGCCGTCGACGTGATCTATCGGGGTGCATCGCCGGCGCTGACCGACCTGGTGGCAGGGCAGGTCGATTTCATGGTGGACAACCTCGTCACCGCGCTCCCGCTGGTGCGTAGCGGCAAGCTGCGCGCGCTTGCGGTCACGACCAGCCAGCGTGCGCCGGAGCTTCCGGATACGCCGACCATGGCCGAGTCCGGCTACCGCGACTTCGACGTCTCGGTCTGGCTCGGCCTGTTCGTTTCGTCCAGGACGCCGCCCGCAGTGGTGCAGGCGTTGAACGCAGCCGTCAACAAGGCGCTGGCCGATCCCGCGCTGCGCGAGAAGCTGGCGCAGCAGGGCGGTACCGCGGCAGGCGGCTCGACGCAGCAGTTCGACAGCTTCGTGCGCGCCGAGAAGGCCCGCTGGGGACAGGTCATCAAGGACGGCAACATCAAGCCCGAATAG
- a CDS encoding MFS transporter → MPPIQSSSPDASPAGASQAPARERMTRTELRASVSLASIFALRMLGLFLILPVFAEYARTLPDGHDAQRVGLAMGIYGLMQAFLHIPLGWLSDRIGRKPVMVGGLLLFIAGGLVAAFSDTLTGIIAGRALQGMGAISAAITACIADLTRERHRTKAMAMVGGSIGLTFALSLVIASPLLHSIGMPGIFSLMSVLGLVAIGVTLFLVPTPPAPHPVRLPFRKVLLNADLARLNVGVLALHASQVAMFMVVPAMLTDAGMPLDQHWKVYLPVVLVSFVLMLGPMMAAERYGRVRPVLLGAVALMTAVQLLFAAVHGLWAIVGVLLLFFVAFNVLEAMQPSLVSRYAAAARGAALGVYNTTQALGLFLGGAVGGWLLKHEGRSAVFVGCAAVLLVWLIIAWSMKAPPARGQEAAPAPAA, encoded by the coding sequence ATGCCGCCGATCCAGTCTTCTTCCCCGGACGCGAGCCCTGCCGGCGCGTCCCAGGCCCCCGCCCGCGAACGCATGACGCGCACCGAATTGCGCGCCAGCGTGTCGCTGGCCAGCATCTTTGCGCTGCGCATGCTGGGGCTGTTCCTGATCCTGCCCGTATTTGCCGAGTACGCCCGCACCCTGCCCGACGGGCATGACGCCCAGCGCGTCGGCCTGGCCATGGGTATCTATGGCCTGATGCAGGCCTTCCTGCATATCCCGCTGGGCTGGCTGTCCGACCGTATCGGGCGCAAGCCGGTGATGGTGGGCGGGCTGCTGCTGTTTATCGCCGGCGGCCTGGTGGCGGCGTTCTCCGATACCCTGACGGGCATCATCGCCGGCCGCGCGCTGCAGGGCATGGGCGCGATCTCCGCGGCCATCACCGCCTGCATCGCCGACCTCACGCGCGAGCGCCATCGCACCAAGGCGATGGCCATGGTCGGCGGCAGCATCGGCCTGACCTTTGCGCTGTCGCTGGTGATCGCCTCGCCGCTGCTGCACAGCATCGGCATGCCGGGCATCTTCAGCCTGATGTCGGTGCTGGGACTGGTGGCCATCGGCGTGACGCTGTTCCTGGTCCCGACGCCGCCCGCGCCGCACCCGGTGCGGCTGCCGTTCCGCAAGGTGCTGCTCAATGCCGACCTGGCGCGGCTGAATGTCGGCGTGCTGGCGCTCCATGCGTCGCAGGTGGCCATGTTCATGGTCGTGCCGGCGATGCTGACCGATGCCGGCATGCCGCTGGACCAGCACTGGAAGGTCTACCTGCCGGTGGTGCTGGTGTCGTTTGTGCTGATGCTGGGCCCGATGATGGCGGCCGAGCGCTACGGCCGCGTGCGCCCGGTGCTGCTCGGCGCGGTGGCGCTGATGACGGCGGTGCAGCTGCTGTTCGCAGCGGTGCATGGCCTGTGGGCCATCGTCGGCGTGCTGCTGCTGTTCTTTGTCGCGTTCAACGTGCTGGAGGCAATGCAGCCCTCGCTGGTGTCGCGTTACGCCGCGGCCGCGCGCGGCGCCGCGCTCGGCGTGTACAACACCACGCAGGCGCTGGGCCTCTTTCTGGGCGGTGCCGTCGGCGGCTGGCTGCTCAAGCACGAGGGCCGCAGCGCGGTGTTCGTCGGCTGTGCGGCCGTGCTGCTGGTCTGGCTTATAATCGCCTGGAGCATGAAGGCGCCCCCGGCCCGCGGGCAGGAAGCCGCACCGGCGCCGGCTGCATGA
- a CDS encoding acyl-CoA synthetase, with product MSVIEEFARATPDRVAYRMVPSGQAVTWAELERRSRRCAAALLAAGLHEGDGIAVLLENHVRYFEILWAAHRIGLYYTTISRHLKADEVEYIVQDCGARVLFCSAQTLGDLAPGALASLRVTRVLLDGSEPGYSNYEAWLEQMPADITLPRTVEGTDFSYSSGTTGRPKGIKRPLQGANGFFRTGDDQRLRWKSLDRDTVYLSTAPFYHTAPVRWNIATMMAGGTSILMEKFEPLAALDAIERYGVTHSQWVPTMFVRLLRLSAAERDRFDLSAMRYAIHAAAPCPVSVKQQMIDWWGPILYEFYSGTELVGRTSLDSAEWLAHKGSVGRPEFGQVHIVGDDGTEVPQGQTGVVYFSGGGPFTYHNDPEKTRQAYNSRGWATYGDIGHVDADGFLYLTDRLANTIVSGGVNIYPQESEDLLMSHPAVFDVAVVGVPNTEFGEEVKAVVQLHEPGRASPALAEELIALCRSRISPIKCPRSVDFVTALPRTETGKLLKRAVKASYWPTENRIAH from the coding sequence ATGTCCGTGATTGAGGAATTCGCCCGCGCCACGCCCGACCGGGTGGCCTACCGCATGGTGCCGTCCGGCCAGGCGGTGACGTGGGCCGAACTGGAGCGGCGTTCGCGCCGGTGCGCTGCCGCACTGCTGGCCGCTGGACTACACGAGGGCGACGGTATCGCGGTGCTGCTGGAAAACCACGTCCGCTATTTCGAGATCCTTTGGGCCGCGCACCGCATCGGGTTGTACTACACCACCATCAGCCGTCACCTGAAAGCCGACGAGGTGGAGTACATCGTGCAGGACTGCGGCGCCCGGGTGCTGTTCTGTTCGGCGCAGACCCTTGGCGACCTGGCGCCCGGCGCGCTGGCATCGCTGCGGGTCACGCGGGTGCTGCTGGATGGCAGCGAGCCGGGCTACAGCAATTACGAAGCGTGGCTGGAGCAGATGCCGGCGGATATCACGCTGCCGCGCACGGTAGAGGGGACTGACTTTTCGTACTCGTCCGGCACCACAGGGCGGCCGAAGGGTATCAAGCGTCCGCTGCAAGGCGCAAATGGCTTCTTTCGCACCGGCGATGACCAGCGCCTGCGCTGGAAATCGTTGGACCGCGACACGGTCTATCTCTCCACCGCACCGTTCTACCATACCGCACCGGTGCGCTGGAACATCGCCACGATGATGGCCGGCGGCACATCGATCCTGATGGAGAAGTTCGAGCCGCTGGCGGCGCTTGATGCGATCGAGCGCTACGGCGTGACCCATAGCCAGTGGGTCCCCACGATGTTCGTGCGCCTGCTGCGCCTGAGCGCGGCGGAGCGCGACCGCTTCGACCTCTCGGCCATGCGCTATGCAATCCATGCTGCCGCGCCGTGTCCGGTTTCAGTCAAGCAGCAGATGATCGACTGGTGGGGGCCGATCCTCTATGAGTTCTACAGCGGCACCGAACTGGTGGGGCGCACGTCGCTGGACTCTGCGGAATGGCTCGCGCACAAGGGCTCGGTCGGTCGTCCCGAGTTCGGACAGGTACATATCGTCGGCGACGATGGCACGGAGGTACCGCAGGGCCAGACCGGGGTCGTCTACTTCTCCGGCGGCGGGCCCTTTACCTACCACAATGATCCCGAGAAGACCAGGCAGGCCTACAACAGTCGTGGTTGGGCCACCTATGGAGACATCGGCCATGTCGATGCCGACGGCTTCCTCTACCTGACGGACCGCCTTGCCAACACCATCGTCTCGGGCGGCGTCAACATCTATCCGCAGGAATCCGAGGACCTGCTGATGAGCCATCCGGCAGTCTTCGACGTGGCGGTGGTCGGCGTGCCGAACACCGAGTTTGGCGAGGAAGTGAAGGCGGTGGTCCAGCTGCACGAGCCCGGACGGGCGTCGCCGGCCCTTGCCGAAGAACTGATCGCGCTTTGCCGCAGCAGGATCTCGCCGATCAAATGCCCGCGCTCCGTCGACTTCGTCACGGCGCTGCCGCGCACCGAAACCGGCAAGCTGCTCAAGCGCGCCGTCAAGGCCAGCTACTGGCCAACCGAAAACCGAATCGCGCATTGA
- a CDS encoding MaoC/PaaZ C-terminal domain-containing protein gives MAIDYHRLRSWSFFDQTSPYAATDNIRYALSLGFGTDPMDEADLPFVFEEGLCVVPTFLATVGAPGAWASDPGTGIDWMQILHGEHRMRFFAMPAASGAVRSRTRVSRVVDKGAGKGALVVTERRIEDQASGELLASVEHVSFCRADGGFATAATPGDTPPEPLPAVPERAPDMTMSMPTWPSAALLYRLNGDRNPIHALPAAARQAGFGRPILHGLCTYGMACRALLKQACGGDPSRLASLSVRFSSPFVPGETLRVEMWRGEGQVHFRALADERNVVVLSHGVADLHPSSRSQDVRD, from the coding sequence ATGGCCATCGACTATCACCGCCTGCGGTCGTGGAGTTTCTTTGACCAGACTTCACCCTATGCCGCCACCGACAACATTCGCTATGCACTGAGCCTCGGCTTCGGCACCGATCCGATGGACGAGGCGGACCTGCCCTTCGTCTTCGAGGAAGGGCTGTGCGTGGTGCCTACCTTCCTTGCCACCGTCGGCGCGCCGGGTGCGTGGGCGAGCGATCCGGGCACCGGCATCGACTGGATGCAGATCCTGCACGGCGAGCACCGAATGCGCTTCTTTGCGATGCCTGCCGCATCTGGCGCGGTACGCAGCCGGACGCGCGTCAGCCGCGTGGTGGACAAGGGTGCCGGCAAGGGCGCGCTGGTGGTCACCGAGCGGCGCATCGAGGACCAGGCCAGCGGCGAGTTGCTGGCGAGCGTCGAGCATGTGTCGTTCTGCCGGGCGGACGGCGGCTTTGCCACCGCCGCCACGCCCGGCGACACGCCGCCCGAGCCGTTGCCGGCGGTGCCGGAGCGCGCGCCGGACATGACCATGTCGATGCCGACCTGGCCATCCGCGGCCCTGCTGTACCGCCTCAACGGCGATCGCAATCCCATCCACGCGCTGCCCGCCGCCGCCCGGCAGGCGGGCTTCGGGCGGCCGATACTGCATGGCCTCTGCACCTATGGCATGGCATGCCGGGCGCTGCTGAAACAAGCCTGCGGCGGGGATCCGTCGCGTCTGGCCAGTCTTTCGGTGCGCTTTTCATCGCCATTCGTGCCCGGTGAGACGCTGCGCGTGGAGATGTGGCGCGGCGAAGGGCAGGTCCATTTCCGTGCGCTCGCCGATGAGCGCAATGTGGTCGTGCTGAGCCACGGTGTCGCCGACCTGCATCCGTCATCAAGGAGCCAAGATGTCCGTGATTGA
- a CDS encoding single-stranded DNA-binding protein yields MASVNKVILVGNLGADPETRYMPSGDAVTNLRLATTDRYKDKQSGEMKEATEWHRVSMFGKLAEIAGQYLRKGSSVYIEGRIRTRKWQDQSGQDKYSTEIVADQMQMLGSRQGGGGGGGDEGGYGGGGGGGGYSRESQGGGGGGYGGGRGGQGGQGGGQSGGGARRPQQAPSNGFEDMDDDIPF; encoded by the coding sequence ATGGCCTCGGTCAACAAAGTCATTCTCGTCGGCAATCTCGGCGCCGACCCCGAAACCCGCTACATGCCCAGCGGCGACGCCGTCACCAACCTCCGCCTGGCAACCACCGATCGCTACAAGGACAAGCAGTCCGGCGAGATGAAGGAAGCCACCGAGTGGCACCGCGTTTCGATGTTCGGCAAGCTGGCCGAAATCGCCGGCCAGTACCTGCGCAAGGGCTCGTCGGTCTATATCGAAGGCCGCATCCGCACCCGCAAGTGGCAGGACCAGTCCGGCCAGGACAAGTACTCGACCGAAATCGTTGCCGACCAGATGCAGATGCTGGGTTCGCGCCAGGGTGGCGGCGGTGGTGGCGGCGATGAAGGCGGCTATGGCGGCGGCGGTGGCGGTGGCGGCTACAGCCGTGAATCGCAGGGCGGCGGCGGCGGTGGTTACGGCGGCGGCCGTGGCGGCCAGGGCGGCCAGGGCGGCGGCCAGAGTGGTGGCGGCGCTCGTCGTCCGCAGCAGGCGCCGTCGAATGGTTTCGAGGATATGGACGACGATATTCCGTTCTAA
- a CDS encoding IclR family transcriptional regulator domain-containing protein → MTKTDNNDGFVRSFARGLAVIQALGRSGTHTVASITATTGLPRTVVRRILLTLCELGYAAESETRGFRLTPKILTLGMTYLTSLPFWGHAQRALETLWTQVTESCGMCVFDGHDAVYVLRIPSLKIRSLGLGVGSHVPAFATAPGRAVLGFQTAEFLSQFLDEASLRAYTDRTVHDKAALLEALAAVRRDGYAWVDGEFDQHIAGLAVPVRDEHHNVVASISVNLPSGEVTQEEAVKRFLPALRAAAEQLTGLAPAFLNPVVVPMQREAAIS, encoded by the coding sequence ATGACCAAGACAGACAACAACGATGGCTTCGTACGCTCCTTTGCGCGCGGATTGGCCGTTATCCAGGCACTTGGGCGCAGCGGCACGCACACCGTTGCCAGCATCACGGCAACCACCGGCTTGCCGCGAACCGTGGTGCGTCGAATCCTGCTCACGCTCTGCGAGCTTGGCTACGCGGCCGAATCCGAAACGCGGGGCTTTCGCCTGACGCCGAAGATCCTTACCCTCGGCATGACCTACCTGACCTCGCTGCCCTTCTGGGGCCACGCGCAGCGCGCCCTGGAAACCCTGTGGACGCAGGTCACTGAGTCGTGCGGCATGTGTGTGTTCGACGGGCACGACGCGGTGTACGTCCTGCGCATTCCGTCGCTCAAGATCCGCTCGTTGGGACTTGGCGTTGGCAGCCATGTACCGGCCTTTGCCACGGCGCCAGGCCGGGCGGTACTGGGCTTCCAGACCGCGGAGTTTCTCTCGCAGTTTCTCGACGAGGCGTCCCTGCGGGCCTACACGGACCGCACCGTGCATGACAAGGCGGCATTGCTTGAAGCGCTTGCTGCCGTGCGGCGCGATGGCTATGCATGGGTGGATGGAGAATTCGACCAGCACATCGCAGGTCTGGCAGTACCGGTGCGCGATGAGCACCACAACGTGGTGGCATCCATCAGCGTCAACCTGCCCTCGGGCGAAGTCACGCAGGAGGAAGCAGTGAAGCGCTTCCTGCCCGCCTTGCGAGCCGCTGCCGAACAGTTGACTGGCCTGGCGCCGGCATTCCTGAACCCAGTCGTGGTGCCAATGCAGCGCGAAGCAGCGATCAGCTGA